Proteins encoded in a region of the Amyelois transitella isolate CPQ chromosome 9, ilAmyTran1.1, whole genome shotgun sequence genome:
- the LOC106142919 gene encoding uncharacterized protein LOC106142919, with product MKTLSICLLVGTVVLQVNNTQGANNNLIVPRNCANKAMCFENPSSYENYPQKAIDAYLKHSPLPNSPDFEEDEMDKLNHEREDEINCSTEVQMLRPFSVKGENNRWYPVVQSKFFTQRIRHVTCKNQGGQCMRNIFLQEDRFQATCETQVGEIDVYVFDEVSEKVKLLPVPVSTCCKCTIRDKTKD from the exons atgAAGACCTTATCGATCTGTTTGTTg gtagGAACTGTTGTTCTTCAAGTGAACAATACACAAG gtgcaaataataatttgatagtACCTCGAAATTGTGCCAACAAAGCAATGTGTTTTGAAAATCCGTCGAGCTACGAGAATTATCCGCAGAAAGCTATCGACGCATACTTGAAACAT agCCCTTTGCCAAACAGCCCGGACTTTGAAGAAGATGAGATGGATAAGTTAAATCATGAAAGAGAAGATGAAATAAACTGCAGTACTGAAGTTCAA atgtTGAGACCTTTTTCAGTTAAAGGAGAAAATAATCGATGGTACCCTGTTGTCCAATCAAAGTTCTTCACGCAAAGAATCAGACATGTAACTTGCAA AAACCAAGGAGGCCAGTGCATGAGAAATATATTCCTACAGGAAGACCGCTTCCAAGCAACATGTGAGACGCAAGTTGGCGAAATAGACGTGTACGTTTTCGACGAGGTCTCCGAAAAAGTCAAACTCTTGCCAGTACCAGTCAGTACGTGTTGCAAGTGTACCATCAGGGATAAGACCAAAGATTAA